Proteins from a single region of Pyrus communis chromosome 6, drPyrComm1.1, whole genome shotgun sequence:
- the LOC137738112 gene encoding signal peptidase complex subunit 1-like isoform X1 — protein MFPIFPGCRGRSCYLRVHFKMDWQGQKLAEQLMQILLLVFAVVGFATGYITGSFQMMTLTYAGGVVLTTLVTIPNWPFFNRHPLKWLDPSEADKHPKPQLQQLASSKKKSSKK, from the exons atgtttcctatttttcCAGGTTGCAGAGGAAGGAGTTGTTACCTAAGAGTTCATTTCAAG ATGGATTGGCAAGGGCAGAAGCTAGCTGAGCAGCTGATGCAGATACTGCTACTGGTCTTCGCCGTTGTGGGTTTCGCCACCGGTTACATAACCGGATCGTTCCAGATGATGACTCTGACTTATGCTGGTGGCGTGGTTCTCACCACATTGGTCACCATCCCCAATTGGCCCTTCTTCAATCGCCACCCCCTAAAGTGGTTGGACCCGAGCGAAGCCGACAAGCATCCCAAGCCGCAGCTGCAGCAGCTCGCGAGCTCGAAGAAGAAATCCTCCAAGAAGTAA
- the LOC137738112 gene encoding signal peptidase complex subunit 1-like isoform X2 has translation MDWQGQKLAEQLMQILLLVFAVVGFATGYITGSFQMMTLTYAGGVVLTTLVTIPNWPFFNRHPLKWLDPSEADKHPKPQLQQLASSKKKSSKK, from the coding sequence ATGGATTGGCAAGGGCAGAAGCTAGCTGAGCAGCTGATGCAGATACTGCTACTGGTCTTCGCCGTTGTGGGTTTCGCCACCGGTTACATAACCGGATCGTTCCAGATGATGACTCTGACTTATGCTGGTGGCGTGGTTCTCACCACATTGGTCACCATCCCCAATTGGCCCTTCTTCAATCGCCACCCCCTAAAGTGGTTGGACCCGAGCGAAGCCGACAAGCATCCCAAGCCGCAGCTGCAGCAGCTCGCGAGCTCGAAGAAGAAATCCTCCAAGAAGTAA
- the LOC137738106 gene encoding small ribosomal subunit biogenesis GTPase RsgA 1, mitochondrial-like yields MPISSMSILRHRTIIPTTAAALPTVAKIIRQISTLRCVSVVAAKQHQNPNVSRKSQPPTKKLLRAKHTFKDYSSLAPVLSPQDKPPLYESQTVGTVAAAQANFMRVIVEPPRSIEESKVELLCVVKAVLKKIKRRVLVGDKVLVGSIDWVDRRGMIENVYQRSSEILDPPVANVDHLLVLFSMEQPKLEPFALTRFLIEAESTGIPLTLALNKSELVDEEAKAAWKFRLHKWGYKPVFCSVESKHGLDSLAFILRDQTSVIVGPSGVGKSSLINALRSNHHASDAAEGESLFDPILGSKWYGDQLVGQVSTRSGRGKHTTRNVSLLPLSNGGYLADTPGFNQPSLTKVTKQSLAQTFPEIRKMLSDSEPAKCSFNDCLHLGEPGCVVSADWERYPYYFQLLDEIRIREEFQLRTYGTKKEGDVRYKAGDKGVQQAEPRLELKKHRRVSRKSMNQSLLDELDELDDDNLLDEENDPFLKAMRDESQ; encoded by the exons ATGCCAATTTCCTCCATGTCCATCCTCCGCCATCGCACCATCATCCccaccaccgccgccgcccTCCCAACCGTCGCCAAAATCATCCGCCAAATCTCAACTCTCCGGTGCGTCTCCGTCGTCGCAGCCAAACAGCACCAGAACCCTAACGTCTCCAGGAAGTCCCAGCCCCCGACCAAGAAGCTCCTCAGAGCCAAACACACTTTCAAGGACTACTCCTCCCTCGCCCCGGTCCTCTCTCCCCAGGACAAGCCCCCGCTCTACGAGTCCCAGACCGTCGGCACGGTCGCCGCTGCCCAAGCCAACTTCATGCGCGTCATCGTGGAGCCTCCCAGAAGCATCGAAGAGAGCAAAGTGGAGCTGCTGTGCGTCGTGAAGGCGGTGCTGAAGAAAATTAAGAGGAGAGTGCTGGTTGGGGACAAGGTGCTGGTAGGGTCGATTGATTGGGTGGACCGCCGGGGCATGATCGAGAATGTGTACCAGCGGAGCTCCGAGATTCTTGACCCTCCGGTTGCGAATGTGGACCATCTACTCGTGCTCTTCTCCATGGAGCAGCCCAAGCTCGAGCCGTTCGCGCTCACCAGGTTCTTGATCGAGGCCGAGTCCACCGGAATTCCGCTCACACTCGCTCTCAACAAGTCTGAGCTTGTTGACGAAGAG GCGAAGGCTGCATGGAAGTTTAGGCTGCATAAGTGGGGCTACAAGCCGGTTTTTTGCAGTGTTGAATCAAAACATGGACTTGATTCTCTTGCATTTATATTGAGAGATCAAACGAGTGTCATTGTCGGTCCAAGTGGAGTTGGCAAGTCTAGTCTGATTAATGCTTTGAGGAGCAACCACCATGCTTCTGATGCTGCAGAAGGGGAAAGTTTGTTTGATCCA ATTTTAGGCAGCAAATGGTATGGGGACCAGCTTGTTGGACAGGTTTCAACAAGAAGTGGCAGAGGGAAGCACACTACACGCAATGTCTCGTTGCTTCCATTGTCTAACGGGGGTTATCTTGCTGACACTCCTGGCTTCAACCAGCCTAGTTTAACGAAAGTCACCAAGCAATCTCTAGCACAAACATTCCCAGAG ATCAGGAAGATGCTCAGTGACAGTGAGCCTGCAAAATGCTCATTCAATGATTGCCTGCATCTTGGTGAACCGGGGTGCGTCGTTAGTGCTGATTGGGAAAGATATCCATACTATTTCCAACTTCTTGATGAGATCAGAATCAGAGAGGAATTTCAGTTGAGGACGTACGGAACCAAAAAGGAGGGTGATGTAAG GTACAAGGCGGGAGATAAGGGCGTTCAACAAGCTGAACCACGGTTGGAGCTGAAGAAGCACAGGAGAGTATCTCGCAAGAGCATGAACCAATCTTTGCTCGATGAATTAGACGAGCTGGACGATGACAACTTACTAGATGAGGAAAATGATCCGTTTCTCAAGGCAATGAGGGATGAAAGCCAGTAG
- the LOC137738110 gene encoding F-box/kelch-repeat protein At1g67480-like codes for MCRSNSVKQDAPISAKSYRSLTSLEVDDSDSPILPGLPDDIAKYCLALVPHSDFPAMGGVCKKWRYFLQSKELITVRQLAGLLEEWLYVLTTDSQGMENHWEVLDCHGHKHHVLPPMPGPTRFGFGVAVLNGKLLVVGGYSVIPGTTIASEDVYQYNSCLNRWGKLANMNVARHDFACAELSGMIYAVGGYGIDGSSLSSAEVYNPDTDTWTLISSIRRPRYGCFACGFEGKLYVMGGRSSFTIGNSKFVDVYDPESHTWGEMKKNGCVMVTAHAVLEKKLFCLEWKNQRKLSIYNPDDNSWEMVQIPLTGSTSIKLRFGILDDKLLLFSLEEDPGYRTLLYDPNAAPGSEWLTSEVKLSGPCLCCVTIKV; via the exons ATGTGCCGATCCAATTCGGTCAAGCAAGATGCACCAATTAGTGCAAAAAGCTATCGCAGTTTGACTTCTCTGGAGGTAGATGATTCTGACAGCCCCATCCTGCCGGGACTGCCAGATGACATAGCAAAATATTGTCTAGCGCTTGTTCCTCATTCAGACTTCCCTGCTATGGGTGGCGTGTGTAAGAAATGGAGGTattttcttcaaagcaaagaactTATCACTGTGCGGCAATTAGCTGGGTTGCTTGAGGAGTGGCTCTATGTTTTGACAACCGATTCTCAAGGAATGGAAAACCACTGGGAGGTTTTGGATTGCCATGGACATAAGCACCATGTTCTTCCTCCCATGCCTGGTCCAACAAGATTTGGATTTGGGGTGGCGGTTCTTAATGGAAAGCTTCTTGTCGTTGGTGGATATTCTGTGATTCCCGGGACCACCATTGCATCAGAAGATGTGTACCAATACAATTCTTGCCTCAACAG GTGGGGCAAATTGGCAAACATGAATGTTGCTCGACATGACTTTGCTTGTGCAGAACTAAGTGGTATGATTTACGCTGTTGGAGGATACGGTATAGATGGCAGCAGTCTATCCAGTGCCGAGGTGTACAATCCTGACACCGATACTTGGACCCTGATAAGCAGTATTCGCCGTCCTCGATATGGTTGCTTTGCCTGTGGATTTGAAGGAAAGCTGTATGTTATGGGCGGAAGGTCCAGCTTCACAATTGGAAATTCAAAGTTTGTTGATGTCTACGACCCTGAGAGTCACACTTGGGGTGAGATGAAGAAGAATGGTTGTGTCATGGTCACTGCTCATGCTGTGCTGGAAAAGAAGCTGTTCTGTTTGGAGTGGAAGAACCAGCGGAAACTTTCAATTTACAACCCTGACGACAATTCTTGGGAGATGGTGCAGATTCCGTTGACAGGAAGCACAAGCATCAAGCTCCGATTTGGGATACTGGATGACAAACTTCTGTTGTTTTCGCTCGAGGAGGATCCTGGTTATCGTACTTTGTTGTACGATCCAAATGCAGCACCAGGATCCGAGTGGCTGACTTCTGAGGTAAAGCTGTCCGGCCCCTGCTTGTGCTGTGTTACTATCAAGGTGTGA
- the LOC137738109 gene encoding nuclear pore complex protein NUP54-like, with protein MFGAQSSSSPFGTPSSTPAFGTPSSTPAFGTPSSTPAFGMPSSTPSFFTPSAPAPAFGTPSTSAFSTGGFGSLFNTPFSSQTQQQQQQTPSFQQPQSAGGFGFQSPFTTPQQPTPFPNSQLTTQMAPVSPLPFSLADRDIQAIVDAYKDEPGNPKYAFKHLLFSVTDPQFRVKPAGVSDIMWAEAMAKLEGLESTDRERLWPQLVQGFKDLSQRLKLQDEVLLSDAERLQMTQSNVKMLQRHFQADTLPWIERMRQKEQGLQRRLLRVMRIVEALEGKGFRLPLMKGEVELAEKLAAVTRQLKGSRAELTRRVQNLLTISRVQENSIGAGGLGYLPGSAKIHEQSLAAMQEVLQQQTEAIARLGNVLKRDIRDMEIIMAEDTETTENGN; from the exons ATGTTCGGAGCTCAATCTTCGTCGTCACCTTTTGGTACGCCGTCGTCAACCCCCGCCTTCGGGACGCCGTCGTCGACCCCAGCCTTCGGCACCCCGTCGTCGACGCCGGCCTTTGGGATGCCCTCTTCGACCCCGTCGTTCTTTACTCCTTCGGCTCCGGCTCCGGCCTTTGGAACTCCGTCGACGTCTGCATTTTCCACCGGTGGCTTCGGCTCCTTATTCAACACTCCATTCTCTTCTCAAACtcagcagcaacagcagcaaACGCCGTCGTTTCAGCAGCCTCAGTCTGCTGGCGGCTTTGGGTTTCAGAGCCCGTTCACTACGCCGCAGCAGCCGACGCCCTTCCCTAACTCTCAATTGACGACTCAGATGGCTCCCGTCTctcctctccctttctctctcgcCGATCGCGATATTCAA GCAATTGTTGACGCTTACAAGGACGAGCCTGGAAACCCTAAATATGCTTTTAAG CATTTGCTGTTTAGCGTAACTGATCCGCAGTTCAGGGTGAAGCCTGCTGGTGTATCGGAT ATTATGTGGGCAGAGGCTATGGCAAAGCTCGAAGGTCTGGAAAGTACTGACAGGGAGCGCCTGTGGCCTCAGCTTGTTCAGGGATTTAAAGATCTCTCTCAACGCCTGAAG CTCCAAGATGAAGTCCTTCTTTCAGATGCTGAGAGATTGCAAATGACCCAAAGCAATGTCAAGATG CTTCAAAGGCATTTTCAAGCTGACACACTTCCTTGGATCGAAAGAATGAGACAAAAAGAACAAGGTCTTCAAAGGCGCCTTTTGAGG GTGATGAGAATAGTGGAGGCACTAGAGGGCAAGGGTTTCCGACTGCCCTTAATGAAGGGTGAAGTAGAATTGGCCGAGAAGTTAGCTGCAGTTACTAGACAG TTGAAAGGATCGAGAGCTGAGCTTACTAGGAGGGTACAAAACCTACTAACCATATCCCGTGTCCAAGAGAATTCTATTGGTGCTGGTGGTTTAGGTTATCTTCCTGGATCAGCCAAAATCCATGAACAGAGTCTCGCTGCTATGCAAGAG GTGTTGCAACAGCAGACGGAAGCTATTGCGAGACTAGGCAATGTTTTGAAGCGAGATATCCGGGATATGGAGATTATAATGGCAGAGGATACAGAAACAACAGAGAACGGAAACTAA
- the LOC137738105 gene encoding mannosyl-oligosaccharide glucosidase GCS1-like isoform X2, translating into MAGTGRRSSRSRASSSRDGNDGDAVPLRAPPNLRTQRGGRGRNQTSIGIFNVNLKVLLVLSAIAFFAILYLINKLMNHVEQAPTPRVVTPFPAPKLMDLPQGEHKESLYWGTYRPNVYLGIRARTPRSLIAGLMWLGIKDGRYFMRHVCQDSDDLSKYGWAQHDGRSFGHQVIVDHGMNLATSFLKSKGEDSGYGGDWAVQIDVQNHKSRGNEEGSHLFFYLADEDGNTLNLGGDTLDIHENSLLASGSRMDVGSWQLHLKSLEDLEVHFAGFKTPHIHNLSDLVQENLGLQVRKFGRLQLPDTSEDSPNILVFQISARAPFRTDVTFISGTGLESSRVKERVSGLTGTSLTNQLKEKQREFDTKFEKSFNLVDKLDPESIVAGKAAIGNLLGGIGYFFGQSKIAVSGDMFSGSHDNSISYWPAELYTAVPSRPFFPRGFLWDEGFHQLLIWRWDKHISLDIIGHWLDLMNIDGWIPREQILGAEALSKVPSEFVTQLPTNGNPPALLLALRDLVHGLKINKFTAAESNAISSFLERAFVRLEAWFHWFNTTQSGKEVGSYYWHGRDSTTNRELNPKTLSSGLDDYPRASHPSEDERHIDLRCWMLLAADCLHSIAELFEKENKSAKEYGATVKLLSDFETLNQMHYDDTYGTYFDFGNHTEKVRLVWKEVITGHNYATRELVREVLESPKLRLVPHIGPISLFPFIGRIIPADSRILEKQLDLISNRSIFWTDYGLRSLAKTSSMYMKRNTEHDAPYWRGPIWMNMNYMILSSLHHYSRVDGPYKEKARTIYDDLRGNLIRNVVKNYHKTGFFWEQYDQRNGKGKGARVFHGWTSLVLLIMAEAYSS; encoded by the exons ATGGCCGGAACTGGAAGAAGAAGCTCTCGGAGCAGAGCCAGCTCCTCCAGAGACGGCAATGACGGAGACGCAGTTCCTCTCCGCGCACCTCCCAATTTGCGGACGCAGAGAGGTGGCAGAGGCAGAAATCAAACTTCAATCGGAATTTTCAACGTCAATCTCAAAGTCCTGCTAGTGCTCAGCGCGATCGCCTTCTTCGCCATCTTGTATTTGATTAACAAGCTCATGAACCACGTCGAACAAGCTCCGACGCCGAGGGTCGTCACGCCCTTCCCGGCTCCAAAGCTCATGGACCTCCCTCAG GGTGAGCACAAAGAGAGCTTGTATTGGGGAACTTATCGCCCGAACGTGTATCTCGGAATCCGGGCTAG GACTCCTCGGTCTTTAATAGCCGGGTTAATGTGGCTTGGTATAAAGGATGGGAGATATTTCATGCGGCATGTTTGCCAAGATTCTGATGATCTGAGTAAATATGGTTGGGCACAACATGATGGGCGCAGTTTTGGACATCAAGTCATTGTTGACCATGGCATGAACTTGGCAACAAGTTTCTTGAAATCCAAGGGTGAAGACAGTGGCTATGGCGGAGATTGGGCAGTTCAAATTGATGTGCAGAACCACAA ATCTAGAGGGAATGAGGAAGGTTCACATCTCTTTTTCTATTTGGCCGATGAAGATGGAAATACTCTAAATTTGGGTGGAGATACCTTGGACATTCATGAGAACTCTCTCCTTGCATCTGGTTCACGGATGGACGTTGGAAGTTGGCAGCTACATTTAAAATCACTG GAGGATTTGGAAGTTCATTTTGCTGGTTTTAAGACGCCTCATATTCACAACTTATCAGATCTTGTTCAGGAAAATCTTGGACTACAA GTAAGGAAGTTTGGTCGACTGCAGCTACCTGACACATCTGAAGATTCTCCAAATATTCTAGTTTTTCAG ATTTCTGCTAGGGCACCTTTCAGGACAGATGTTACATTCATATCTGGAACTGGTTTGGAAAGTTCAAGAGTAAAGGAACGTGTCAGCGGCCTTACAG GTACCTCACTGACCAATCAACTGAAGGAGAAGCAAAGAGAATTTGACACAAAATTTGAGAAGAGCTTTAATCTGGTTGACAAG CTTGATCCTGAATCTATTGTTGCTGGTAAGGCTGCCATAGGAAACTTGTTGGGTGGCATCGGCTACTTCTTTGGCCAGTCAAAAATTGCCGTCTCCGGGGATATGTTC TCGGGAAGTCATGATAATTCTATTTCATATTGGCCTGCTGAGCTTTACACAGCTGTTCCAAGTCGTCCTTTTTTTCCAAGGGGATTTTTATGGGATGAAGGTTTTCATCAACTTTTGATCTG GCGTTGGGATAAACATATTTCCTTGGACATCATAGGACACTGGTTAGATCTAATGAATATTGATGGATGGATTCCACGTGAGCAAATTTTAGGTGCTGAAGCTCTAAG TAAAGTCCCAAGTGAATTTGTTACTCAGCTTCCAACAAATGGAAATCCACCAGCTCTGCTTTTGGCGTTGCGTG ACTTAGTTCATGGCTTGAAGATAAACAAGTTTACTGCTGCTGAAAGCAATGCGATATCTTCGTTCCTAGAACGGGCTTTTGTTCGCCTAGAAGCATGGTTTCACTGGTTCAACACTACCCAATCAG GGAAGGAAGTGGGAAGCTACTATTGGCATGGGAGAGACAGCACAACAAATAGGGAACTAAACCCAAAG ACGCTGTCTTCTGGATTGGATGATTATCCACGTGCTTCCCATCCAAGTGAGGATGAGCGTCACATAGATCTTAGATGCTGGATGCTACTTGCAGCAGATTGCTTGCATTCCATTGCAGAACTGTTTGAGAAGGAAAATAAATCTGCAAAG GAATACGGTGCTACAGTTAAGTTACTCTCGGATTTTGAAACTCTGAATCAG ATGCACTATGACGATACATATGGAACATATTTTGATTTTGGAAATCATACGGAAAAG GTTCGTTTAGTTTGGAAAGAAGTGATAACAGGACACAATTATGCAACCAGAGAGCTCGTGCGGGAGGTATTAGAAAGCCCCAAGTTGAGACTCGTTCCTCACATTGGTCCTATTAGTCTTTTCCCATTCATTGGAAGGATTATACCAGCT GATTCAAGGATTTTGGAAAAACAGCTAGACCTTATATCAAATCGGAGCATCTTTTGGACAGATTATGGACTCCGCTCTCTTGCCAAAACAAG CTCCATGTACATGAAACGCAACACAGAGCATGATGCCCCTTACTGGAGGGGTCCAATATGGATGAACATGAACTACATGATTCTTTCATCGCTCCATCATTACTCTAGAG TGGATGGACCGTATAAAGAAAAAGCGAGAACCATCTACGATGACTTGAGAGGCAATTTGATTAG AAACGTGGTGAAAAATTATCACAAAACCGGGTTCTTCTGGGAACAATATGATCAGAGGAACGGCAAGGGAAAAGGCGCACGCGTATTCCATGGCTGGACATCTCTCGTGTtgttaatcatggcagaagctTACTCTAGCTAG
- the LOC137738105 gene encoding mannosyl-oligosaccharide glucosidase GCS1-like isoform X1: MAGTGRRSSRSRASSSRDGNDGDAVPLRAPPNLRTQRGGRGRNQTSIGIFNVNLKVLLVLSAIAFFAILYLINKLMNHVEQAPTPRVVTPFPAPKLMDLPQFQGEHKESLYWGTYRPNVYLGIRARTPRSLIAGLMWLGIKDGRYFMRHVCQDSDDLSKYGWAQHDGRSFGHQVIVDHGMNLATSFLKSKGEDSGYGGDWAVQIDVQNHKSRGNEEGSHLFFYLADEDGNTLNLGGDTLDIHENSLLASGSRMDVGSWQLHLKSLEDLEVHFAGFKTPHIHNLSDLVQENLGLQVRKFGRLQLPDTSEDSPNILVFQISARAPFRTDVTFISGTGLESSRVKERVSGLTGTSLTNQLKEKQREFDTKFEKSFNLVDKLDPESIVAGKAAIGNLLGGIGYFFGQSKIAVSGDMFSGSHDNSISYWPAELYTAVPSRPFFPRGFLWDEGFHQLLIWRWDKHISLDIIGHWLDLMNIDGWIPREQILGAEALSKVPSEFVTQLPTNGNPPALLLALRDLVHGLKINKFTAAESNAISSFLERAFVRLEAWFHWFNTTQSGKEVGSYYWHGRDSTTNRELNPKTLSSGLDDYPRASHPSEDERHIDLRCWMLLAADCLHSIAELFEKENKSAKEYGATVKLLSDFETLNQMHYDDTYGTYFDFGNHTEKVRLVWKEVITGHNYATRELVREVLESPKLRLVPHIGPISLFPFIGRIIPADSRILEKQLDLISNRSIFWTDYGLRSLAKTSSMYMKRNTEHDAPYWRGPIWMNMNYMILSSLHHYSRVDGPYKEKARTIYDDLRGNLIRNVVKNYHKTGFFWEQYDQRNGKGKGARVFHGWTSLVLLIMAEAYSS; the protein is encoded by the exons ATGGCCGGAACTGGAAGAAGAAGCTCTCGGAGCAGAGCCAGCTCCTCCAGAGACGGCAATGACGGAGACGCAGTTCCTCTCCGCGCACCTCCCAATTTGCGGACGCAGAGAGGTGGCAGAGGCAGAAATCAAACTTCAATCGGAATTTTCAACGTCAATCTCAAAGTCCTGCTAGTGCTCAGCGCGATCGCCTTCTTCGCCATCTTGTATTTGATTAACAAGCTCATGAACCACGTCGAACAAGCTCCGACGCCGAGGGTCGTCACGCCCTTCCCGGCTCCAAAGCTCATGGACCTCCCTCAG TTTCAGGGTGAGCACAAAGAGAGCTTGTATTGGGGAACTTATCGCCCGAACGTGTATCTCGGAATCCGGGCTAG GACTCCTCGGTCTTTAATAGCCGGGTTAATGTGGCTTGGTATAAAGGATGGGAGATATTTCATGCGGCATGTTTGCCAAGATTCTGATGATCTGAGTAAATATGGTTGGGCACAACATGATGGGCGCAGTTTTGGACATCAAGTCATTGTTGACCATGGCATGAACTTGGCAACAAGTTTCTTGAAATCCAAGGGTGAAGACAGTGGCTATGGCGGAGATTGGGCAGTTCAAATTGATGTGCAGAACCACAA ATCTAGAGGGAATGAGGAAGGTTCACATCTCTTTTTCTATTTGGCCGATGAAGATGGAAATACTCTAAATTTGGGTGGAGATACCTTGGACATTCATGAGAACTCTCTCCTTGCATCTGGTTCACGGATGGACGTTGGAAGTTGGCAGCTACATTTAAAATCACTG GAGGATTTGGAAGTTCATTTTGCTGGTTTTAAGACGCCTCATATTCACAACTTATCAGATCTTGTTCAGGAAAATCTTGGACTACAA GTAAGGAAGTTTGGTCGACTGCAGCTACCTGACACATCTGAAGATTCTCCAAATATTCTAGTTTTTCAG ATTTCTGCTAGGGCACCTTTCAGGACAGATGTTACATTCATATCTGGAACTGGTTTGGAAAGTTCAAGAGTAAAGGAACGTGTCAGCGGCCTTACAG GTACCTCACTGACCAATCAACTGAAGGAGAAGCAAAGAGAATTTGACACAAAATTTGAGAAGAGCTTTAATCTGGTTGACAAG CTTGATCCTGAATCTATTGTTGCTGGTAAGGCTGCCATAGGAAACTTGTTGGGTGGCATCGGCTACTTCTTTGGCCAGTCAAAAATTGCCGTCTCCGGGGATATGTTC TCGGGAAGTCATGATAATTCTATTTCATATTGGCCTGCTGAGCTTTACACAGCTGTTCCAAGTCGTCCTTTTTTTCCAAGGGGATTTTTATGGGATGAAGGTTTTCATCAACTTTTGATCTG GCGTTGGGATAAACATATTTCCTTGGACATCATAGGACACTGGTTAGATCTAATGAATATTGATGGATGGATTCCACGTGAGCAAATTTTAGGTGCTGAAGCTCTAAG TAAAGTCCCAAGTGAATTTGTTACTCAGCTTCCAACAAATGGAAATCCACCAGCTCTGCTTTTGGCGTTGCGTG ACTTAGTTCATGGCTTGAAGATAAACAAGTTTACTGCTGCTGAAAGCAATGCGATATCTTCGTTCCTAGAACGGGCTTTTGTTCGCCTAGAAGCATGGTTTCACTGGTTCAACACTACCCAATCAG GGAAGGAAGTGGGAAGCTACTATTGGCATGGGAGAGACAGCACAACAAATAGGGAACTAAACCCAAAG ACGCTGTCTTCTGGATTGGATGATTATCCACGTGCTTCCCATCCAAGTGAGGATGAGCGTCACATAGATCTTAGATGCTGGATGCTACTTGCAGCAGATTGCTTGCATTCCATTGCAGAACTGTTTGAGAAGGAAAATAAATCTGCAAAG GAATACGGTGCTACAGTTAAGTTACTCTCGGATTTTGAAACTCTGAATCAG ATGCACTATGACGATACATATGGAACATATTTTGATTTTGGAAATCATACGGAAAAG GTTCGTTTAGTTTGGAAAGAAGTGATAACAGGACACAATTATGCAACCAGAGAGCTCGTGCGGGAGGTATTAGAAAGCCCCAAGTTGAGACTCGTTCCTCACATTGGTCCTATTAGTCTTTTCCCATTCATTGGAAGGATTATACCAGCT GATTCAAGGATTTTGGAAAAACAGCTAGACCTTATATCAAATCGGAGCATCTTTTGGACAGATTATGGACTCCGCTCTCTTGCCAAAACAAG CTCCATGTACATGAAACGCAACACAGAGCATGATGCCCCTTACTGGAGGGGTCCAATATGGATGAACATGAACTACATGATTCTTTCATCGCTCCATCATTACTCTAGAG TGGATGGACCGTATAAAGAAAAAGCGAGAACCATCTACGATGACTTGAGAGGCAATTTGATTAG AAACGTGGTGAAAAATTATCACAAAACCGGGTTCTTCTGGGAACAATATGATCAGAGGAACGGCAAGGGAAAAGGCGCACGCGTATTCCATGGCTGGACATCTCTCGTGTtgttaatcatggcagaagctTACTCTAGCTAG